In the Cryptococcus neoformans var. neoformans JEC21 chromosome 1, complete sequence genome, one interval contains:
- a CDS encoding expressed protein, whose translation MASIFPTFFQPDSPPRSPHVERPSLLSSHFLSRSIPTSPMLDRSTLFLRPTRRDVLLCLLTLCFAYLLFSPVLPVEPAAPSRSSTSGYRLSSLSGFFPSLFSLCQTRSDEVTFGETVKAVGFGAADADADSTKIEGGWEAALDVDEQFANLATTLKGHAPGWTVFERLYIYNGSFYVVTENKDEYPELRLMTSTGLPANNEPGNEEAREPVGDEILYITSRDAAKLWGTRVYRMDGMTFLFNDGQFIDHYYHFAAELLLGVWRAYSSYDENISATGETSLSAPKRMWFLHQSVSEWRDNPRFNPTLMYALFPRTALLYPEDFKDLAEQTVSGKPKAFVLDRAILADRSAAFRGEWTAPTARTVASAMHVGTTSRWWWEPIRRAALRYAGVPESIIERNLEGLGAVDPAQPSDPRVDAIEPLAPQGTYKPVVTYISRQNSRRRLTPESHDELVAALEDRAAKLGWELVIVEAERMSKEEQLALAGRTTIMLGVHGNGLTHLLWMPPTPKSAVIEMFYKGGFARDYQWTAHALGIRHFGVQHDRTFTSPDLPTVDYPEGFQGNSITVVGKVVADLIEDRLAEKI comes from the exons ATGGCTTCCATTTTCCCAACCTTTTTTCAACCAGACTCCCCCCCTCGTTCACCCCACGTAGAACgtccttccctcctctccagccACTTTCTTTCACGCTCCATTCCTACATCGCCCATGCTAGACCGTTctaccctcttcctcaggCCTACTCGCCGTGACGTCTTGCTCTGTTTGTTGACATTATGCTTCGCATACCTTCTATTCTCTCCAGTACTGCCAGTTGAACCTGCAGCTCCGAGCAGATCATCTACGAGTGGATATCGTCTTTCTAGCTTGAGCGGtttttttccatccttATTTTCTTTATGCCAAACAAGAAGCGACGAGGTCACTTTCGGAGAAACTGTCAAAGCTGTAGGATTTGGAGCTGCCGATGCAGACGCAGACAGTACAAAGATCGAGGGCGGGTGGGAGGCAGCACTGGACGTGGACGAGCAGTTCGCAAACCTAGCAACTACCTTAAAAGGCCATGCGCCCGGCTGGACGGTCTTCGAAAGACTCTATATTTACAATGGGAGTTTTTATGTGGTGAC GGAGAACAAGGACGAATATCCTGAGCTGAGGCTCATGACATCTACTGGTCTTCCGGCTAATAATGAGCCTGGAAATGAGGAGGCTCGAGAGCCTGTGGGCGATGAA ATTTTGTACATAACTTCCAGAGACGCTGCCAAGCTCTGGGGAACTAGGGTTTACAGGATGGATGGGATGACTTTTTTATTCAACGATGGACAGT TTATCGATCATTATTATCACTTTGCGGCAGAGTTGTTATTGGGTGTCTGGAGAGCTTACTCTTCGTATGACGAGAATATCAGTGCAACTGGTGAAACTTCTCTTTCTGCCCCCAAACGAATGTGGTTCCTCCATCAATCTGTTAGTGAGTGGCGTGATAATCCACGTTTCAACCCCACCCTCATGTATGCCCTCTTTCCCCGCACCGCGCTCCTATACCCTGAGGACTTCAAGGACCTTGCCGAGCAGACTGTTTCAGGCAAACCCAAGGCATTCGTCCTCGATCGCGCCATCCTCGCGGATAGATCGGCCGCTTTCCGAGGTGAATGGACTGCCCCCACAGCACGTACAGTTGCTAGCGCTATGCACGTGGGCACAACGAgcaggtggtggtgggaaCCTATCCGACGGGCTGCTCTGCGCTATGCCGGTGTGCCAGAGTCAATCATTGAAAGAAATCTCGAAGGTCTGGGTGCAGTCGACCCTGCACAGCCTAGCGACCCTCGGGTTGATGCTATTGAGCCGCTTGCTCCACAAGGAACTTACAAACCTGTGGTTACGTATATCTCTCGACAAAAttcgaggagaaggttaACACCGGAAAGTCACGACGAGCTTGTTGCTGCTTTGGAAGATAGAGCAGCTAAGCTGGGATGGGAGCTTGTTATCGTTGAAGCCGAAAGGATGAGCAAGGAGGAACAGCTCGCTCTCGCCGGAAGGACAACA ATTATGCTTGGAGTCCACGGCAATGGTCTCACGCACCTCTTATGGATGCCTCCCACCCCCAAAAGTGCCGTTATTGAAATGTTCTACAAAGGTGGTTTTGCTAGAGACT ACCAATGGACGGCCCATGCTCTCGGAATACGCCATTTTGGAGTTCAACATGACCGCACGTTCACGTCCCCTGACCTTCCTACAGTCGACTACCCCGAGGGTTTTCAGGGCAACTCTATTACCGTCGTAGGCAAGGTAGTGGCCGATTTA